The Polyangium aurulentum genomic interval GAGACCTTCGTCGCCGCAGCCTGCAGGCCTTCGTTCAGCTTGCCGATGTCGACGCCCGCGGCCTGGAGCTTCTGGCTCAGGTCTGCGACGCGCGCCTTCTCGGCCTCGAGGTCGGCAGCAAGCTTGGCCGCGCGCGCGTCGGACGCGTTCTTGTCGGCCATCAGCTTGTTGTACTTGTCGAGCTGCGCCTGCCACTCTTCCTCGGAATAGCCGCAGCCCAGCGCGAGTGCCGCGACGAGCGTGGAAGCGGCGAAGATTCGGAGGTGCATTGCAAGTTCTCCCAGTGTGTTCTGCGAGGGCGTCACTGAGACGCGCCTTCAAATCTCGACCCTAGCGAGGTCGACGTGTCCGCGGAAGAGCAAAAGTGCGCGCCGGGCAGCGATCCGCGCTCTCGCGCAGGGTCGCGGCGCGAGCGGACGCCTATCACGCGCATCGCATGTGGGGCTTCTCGCTCGCGTGGTCGGGCGAGCACCTTACTCCTGCGGCTCCGGCAGAGGGCCCGCGCCGGCGCTGTCGGCGGCGGCCGTGGCCCGTCGCAGGCGGCGCGACCGGCGTGGCCAGAGTGCGCGCGAACGTGACACTCGCGCTGGGCGCCAGGGAGCGTGATGCGCACCGCGCGCGCTGCCCTCGCCTCACGAGGCCATCGATGCCCGCCTCGGACGGCGCATGAACGAGCGCGTGGACGATCGCTCGCCGACGCGGCGCGCGCGGTCGCGACGAACGTTTGCCCCGCGATCGCGAGGTTGCGCTGCGACGAACCCGGCGAGGCGGTGAGGACAGCATCTCGGTAGGGACAAACGCCGGATCAGGGCGGACAAACCTCGGCGTGCGCACCCAAAACACGCATAAGTGTTTTCCCGAGGGGAGGGAGGAGACCCTGGATCCGATGACCCCGCTCTCCCGATGGACCCGCGCCTCCCGATCAGCCAGATATCTCGTGATTGACCGGCGTGCTCCCCGCGGCTCGAGGGCCGCGCCTCCCTGCGCGCTCGGTCCTTCGCCGGAGAGGTGCCATGCGAACCATCCGCCCGAGTCTCGCGTCCGCTTTGCTGGCCGGCGTCGCCTCGTGGCCCCTCGTGGCCCGCGGCGCGCCGCCTCCCTCGCCCGCAGGCACGCTGGAGGCGGTGCTCCGACAGACCGCGGCCGTGGTCGAGGGGCATGTCGAGGACGTGAGCTACCGTCATGACGAAATCGAGGGGCCGCGGACCGTCGCGACGCTCTCGCGCCTCGTCGTCCACCTCGGATCGCTCGGCGCCGTCGCGCCGCCCTCGGTGGAGATCCGCTCTTTCGGCGGGCCGCTTCCCGACGGACGCGAGGTGCTGGCCACGCACGTCCCCGCGCTCCTGCCAGGAAAGCGATACCTCGTTTTTTTGCGCAATACGGAGTGGACGCTCTCGCCCGTCGCATTCGGCCAGGCATTCCGTATCGAGACCGTCGCGTCCGTGCCCATCCTCGTCGATCCTCAAGGGCGCCTCGTGATGGGCCTCGGCAACGCGGGGACCGTGCCCGGTCCGCCCGTCTTCGCAGAGCCCGCGAGCGGAGGGCTCGACCCCGCGGCGCCCGAGCGCGTCGCCACGTGGATCGGGGCCGATCTGGCACGGCAGGCGCTCGATACGAGCGAGCTGGTCGCGTCCTTGCGGGCCTTCGCGAGGGCGCGCGACGCGTGGCCGAGCGGCGAGTTCTCGCCCTTCCCGGTGAGCCGCGGGCCGTCGTGGAGCCGGGTCTTCGTGGCGCAGGCGCCGCCGGAGGAGGAGGACACGGGCGACGCGCTCGCCTGCTTCGACGAGCCCGGCGGCGACGCGGACGTGCAGGAGGACGAGCTTCTCGTTTGCACGGACGGGGGTGGCCCGTGAGCGTGCGGCGCGCGTCCGTTCTCGCGCTCGCCGCGGCCTCCGCGCTCGCCCTCCTGCTCGCCGGGAGCGATGCGTTCGCCTATCGGTATCTGTCTTGCAATGGCAAGCCGGTCCGCTGGCCGGGATCGTACGGCGCCGTGCAGAACCTGTGCAGCATCCCGAGCGGTTCGTCGCAGGCGAAGGCGTACACGGCGGCGATGGGGCAATGGCGCGGGGTCGTCGGGATGCAGGACGTCGCTTACCATTACGGCACCTGGCCGTCCGACCATTGCCACGTCGACCTCGACGACGGCTGGAACGACGTCGCCCTCGTGGAGGCCGCGAGCATCGACGGCGCGCTCGGGACCACGGTGCTGGTGCGGTCGTGCGATCAGATCGAGGAGGCGAACGTGCTCATCTCGAACCTCGCCACGCAGACGTTCGACAACCCCGACGAGGCGTTCGCGGCGGGGACCTGCCCTTTCAGCCCGACGGGGACGGGGATGGCGACCTTCCTGCACGAGATGGGGCACGCGCACGGGCTGGCGATCACGAGCGCGGGAGGCCCGGACAACCACCCGCTCAATTTCACGGTGATGAGGCCCTCGCCGCCCGTCCCGCTCGGCGGCGGGAGCGCGGGGGTCGTGCACACGCAGCCCATGCCCGACGACGCGGCGGGCGGGCGCTTTCTCTATCCGATGAGCAAGACCGAGGTGAACCTGATGGCCTCGGCGCAGCGCCTGGTGGACGGCGAGATTCGCAACGTGACGCCCTGGAAGACCCTCCAGCGATGCCGCGGCGAGACGTTCACCTTTCGCTGGACGGCGGCCAATACGGGCATGGTCAACGTGGCCTCGGATCAGCGCTTCTTCCTCGCGCCCTCGCCCTCCGCGCACGGCACGACGGGGATCACGCTGGCCACATGGCACGACGCCATGGTGCTCGCGCAGAAGGAGGTGCACGTGAACATGGCGGTCACCATTCCGTGCAGCACGCCGCCAGGGCTCTACTGGCTCTATCACGAGACCGACGCGGGCCACACGGTCGTGGAGGTCTCCGAGAGCGACAACGTGATCCACAACCCGCTCACCATCCAGGTGGGCAATTGCGGCTGCTGAGATTGGGAGGAGCGATGAACATGGTGCAGCACGAGCGCAGCTTCGTCCTCGGTGCCTTGGCGGGCCTCTCGCTCCTCTGCGCGGCTTGCGGCTCGAGCGAGGAGCCCGTCCCCCTCGGGACGGCCTTCGCGGCGCCGCCCTCCGCGGGAGAAGACATGACCATTCGCATCGAGGACGGGCACGTCTTCAATGGCGAGCCCGCGGCCATCGAGGTCGTCGCGCCCCTGCCCGGCGGCGCCTCCGCCGCCGCCTCGATCAGCCTCTCGACCGTCGATCTCGCCGGCCAGGGCCTGAGCGTCAGCTTCGACCTGCCGCCGCACGCGCTGGTCGATCACGATTTCATCGTCGAGATCGGGCGCTTCCCCGGCGCCGGCACGCTCGCGCACCTGACGAGCGGCGGCGCGCGGCTCATCAACGCGGGCAAGCTCTTGCTCCAGGCGCGCGACGGCCGGATATCGGGCTCGTTCCGGTCTTCGGACGAGCAATTCCCCTCGGGCACGATCGAGGGCCGCTACGAGATCGCGTGCCTCGTGCCGCCCGAGCACCTGGGCCTCGCGCCGAACGGCACGGTGTCCGACGGCGCGTGGATGCTCGTCGAGGACGAGGCGCGCACCAGCGACTTCTGCAAGGCGTTCCGGGAGTATTGACGCCCCCCAGTTACAGACGGTTACAAGGTCACGACAATACGACGACGGAAACCATACGGCTCGCGCTCCATGCTGGTCTCCACGGATGACCAACGAGGAGATGAGCCGTATGAAGCTTGGTGCATGGATCTGCTGGGGTATTGCTGCGATCGGGGTCGCTTCCACGTTCGGGTGCAGCGGGGATGACCGCGCGACGGGCAACGCGGGCGGCGGAGGTGATGGCGGCACGGGCGGCGCGGGCGGCGCGGGCGGCGCGGGGGGCACGATTGCGTGGAGCCCCTGCCCGCTCGTCACGGACGGGGAGGGCAATGAGGCGGAGTGCGCCGAGGTGGAGGTCCCGCTCGATTGGGCTCACCCCGAGGGCAAGCAGATAGACGTATTCGTCAAGCGCATCGCCGGGACCGGACCCGCGCGCAAGCAGCTCTGGCTCCTCTCCGGCGGACCGGGCGACGCGAGCAGCGGTTTCGAGGACGCGATCGTGAAGCCGCTTCAGGCGCTCTCCCCGTCGAGCGACATCTACCTCGTCGATCACCGGGGCGTCGGCCGCTCGACCCGGCTCGGCTGCCCCGACCAGGAGGTGCCCGGCGTCGATGCAATCATGGCGGACGAGTGGCCCGCCTGCTTCGCCTATCTGGAATCGACCTGGGGCGAGGGGCTCGGGGGCTTCAATACGACGAATGCCGCGCACGACGTCGGCGCCCTGATCGAGCGCACCCGCGCGCCGGGACAGGAGGCGCACGTCTTCGGGGTCTCGTACGGCACGTACTGGGCGCAGCGCTATCTGCAGCTCTTCCCCGAACAGCCGACCTCCGTGACGCTCGACAGCCTTTGCCAGTCCGGCCTGTGCTCGCAGACGAGGTTCGATCAAGGGGTCGATCAGGTCGGCAAGAAATTCATGGGGGTATGCGGCAAGGATGCATTCTGCGCCGGGAAGCTCGGGGAGGATCCGCTCGTCGCCATGGGCACGTTCCTCGACGGCCTCGATGCTGGGAAATGTCAGGCGCTCACCTCGGCCGGCCTCGACAGGGGCCTCGCGAAGCGGCTCTTTGGCGCGCTCATCTCGACGCTCGAGACGCGCACGCTGATCCCCGCGCTCGTTTACCGCGGAAATCGGTGCTCGCCCGAGGACGTCGCCGCCTTCGCGCACCTCGTCGGATCCTTGAGCGCGCCGCCCTCGTCGTCCCCGCCGCCGGAGGCTTACCTGTCCTCGCAGGTGCTGTCGTTGCACATCGCCATCTCGGAGATGCTCGAGCTGAACCCGCCGACCCTCGACGAGGCCCTGGCGGCCGAGCAGAAGGCTTTCTTCTGGGTGGGCGACACCGCGGCCGAACATGCCCTTTACGACGCCTGGCCTCGCTATGAGCGCGACGCGTACGTCGGCGAGTATCCGACCACCAAGGTCCCGATGCTCTTGATGAACGGGACGCTCGACCCGCAGACGCCGATCGAATTCGCGGAGGAGATCGCGCCGCATTACACGCAGCCGCACCAGACCTTCGTGCCCGTCCCGGATGCGCCGCACGGGATCATCCTGCGAACGCCGACCATGACGCCGCCGCACACGCCGTGCGGGATGTCGATGCTCCAGAAGTTCGTCGAGGACCCGCTCGCGCCCGTCGATACCTCGTGCGTCGCCGACGTGGTCCCCCTCGATTTCCACGGGGATCCGGCCATGGCCGAGGTCCTGCTCGGAACGAAGGACCTGTGGGAGAACGACATGAAGGCGCAGGCGCCCCGCGCAGAGGTCGACGCGGCAGCACGCTCGCTCGACCAGGTCAGGCGCGCATTCCAGCGCAGCATGCCGAGCGCGCGCTGATCGCGGAACTGATATCAGCGAAGAGGCGGCGCCTCGGCGAGCCGGGGCCAGGAGAGAATCAGGCGCGCGCCGCCGAGATCGCCATCGGCGGCGCGCGCGCTCCCTCCGTGGGCCTGCATCACGCGATGCACGATGGCGAGCCCGAGGCCGTGTCCGCCCGTCGCGCGATTGCGGCTCGCGTCGAGGCGCTCGAAGGGCAAGAAGACGCGCTCGCGGCCCTCGGGCGGAATGCCGGGGCCGTCGTCGTCGACGATCACCGTGCAGCTCGATTCGGTCACGGCGAGCCGCACGCGAATCCGAGCGCGCGCGTGGCGCTGAGCATTGCGCAAGAGGTTGCTCACGGCCCGGCGCAGGTGCTTGGGATCGCCGGTGCAAACGGCCGGATCGGGCGCGTCGACCTCGATCGAGAGGTCGGGCGAGAGCGGCGCGAGCTCCCCGACCACGCCGTCCACCATATCGGCGAGGTCGATCGCGACGCGCTCGACGGGCGGCGCCCCCGGCTGCAGGCGCGCGTAGGTCAGAAGCTCCTCCACGAGCGCCTCGATCTCGCCCACGTCCTTGGCCATTTCATCGAGCTGGGCGCGCGCGGCCGCCTCCGCCCCGAGCGCGCCGCCCGCCGCTTCGAGCGCGAATTGAAGGCGCGTGATGGGC includes:
- a CDS encoding alpha/beta fold hydrolase, with translation MKLGAWICWGIAAIGVASTFGCSGDDRATGNAGGGGDGGTGGAGGAGGAGGTIAWSPCPLVTDGEGNEAECAEVEVPLDWAHPEGKQIDVFVKRIAGTGPARKQLWLLSGGPGDASSGFEDAIVKPLQALSPSSDIYLVDHRGVGRSTRLGCPDQEVPGVDAIMADEWPACFAYLESTWGEGLGGFNTTNAAHDVGALIERTRAPGQEAHVFGVSYGTYWAQRYLQLFPEQPTSVTLDSLCQSGLCSQTRFDQGVDQVGKKFMGVCGKDAFCAGKLGEDPLVAMGTFLDGLDAGKCQALTSAGLDRGLAKRLFGALISTLETRTLIPALVYRGNRCSPEDVAAFAHLVGSLSAPPSSSPPPEAYLSSQVLSLHIAISEMLELNPPTLDEALAAEQKAFFWVGDTAAEHALYDAWPRYERDAYVGEYPTTKVPMLLMNGTLDPQTPIEFAEEIAPHYTQPHQTFVPVPDAPHGIILRTPTMTPPHTPCGMSMLQKFVEDPLAPVDTSCVADVVPLDFHGDPAMAEVLLGTKDLWENDMKAQAPRAEVDAAARSLDQVRRAFQRSMPSAR